From the Halodesulfovibrio sp. genome, one window contains:
- the tmk gene encoding dTMP kinase produces MFISLEGMEGSGKSTVLKRLHAWLESEGYEVLLTREPGGSELGKTLRALLLDVANTDITSEAELFMYLADRAQHVSQVIKPALEAGKVVLCDRYADSTVVYQGYGRGLDPSLLHSFNEVATQGLWPNITLLLDVHPEIGLRRALSRNIEKGLSRAEGRFEAEAMEFHSRVREGYLTWAALNNKRFAVIDASVSPDEVFEQIVDRMRTCIAVMKTEVIDQ; encoded by the coding sequence ATGTTTATTTCTTTAGAGGGAATGGAAGGTTCCGGTAAAAGTACCGTTTTAAAAAGGTTGCACGCTTGGCTTGAATCAGAAGGGTATGAAGTTTTGCTTACCCGTGAGCCGGGAGGAAGCGAACTAGGTAAAACATTGCGTGCATTGCTGCTTGATGTTGCCAATACCGATATTACAAGTGAAGCAGAGCTGTTTATGTATCTTGCGGACAGAGCACAGCATGTATCACAGGTTATTAAGCCAGCACTTGAAGCTGGTAAGGTTGTGCTTTGTGATAGATATGCAGATTCCACTGTCGTGTACCAAGGGTATGGTCGAGGACTTGACCCAAGCTTGTTACATTCATTTAATGAAGTAGCAACGCAAGGGTTATGGCCGAACATTACGCTGCTTCTGGATGTCCATCCTGAAATCGGGCTGCGTCGTGCTCTTTCACGAAATATCGAAAAAGGACTTTCCCGTGCAGAGGGACGTTTTGAAGCAGAAGCGATGGAATTTCATTCCCGCGTGCGCGAAGGGTATCTGACATGGGCTGCGTTAAACAATAAACGCTTTGCTGTTATTGATGCTTCCGTAAGTCCGGATGAAGTGTTTGAGCAGATTGTTGATCGCATGCGCACCTGCATTGCCGTTATGAAAACAGAAGTTATCGATCAGTAA
- the sucD gene encoding succinate--CoA ligase subunit alpha, which translates to MFLNEHLSKKLFGEAGITIPEGTLLTPESITVPEHLTPPWYLKAQVLTGGRGKAGGILRADTPEEFHQKAEKIFAMEIKGNAVPFIRVEQATEIAKECYLSFVLSRERKDLLFTVSAAGGIEVENAAQATKPLIQRVHLSSGLKDHHLRAAFFDLGVDKQFYSDFCDLVKKLYGVVSEYGLLMTEINPLVITAQGEWVALDGKVELDDNVVEMYPEQLEGYYTPEHHSPEETIAREAGLSYVQLKGWVGILVNGAGLAMATMDLLNFNGLSAANFMDLGGAADRERIKRALDLLFGNDDVAAVFINLFGGIVSCKEVAKALLAVLDGKSAPKPIVIRMAGLESDEGRALLQESSIENVFITTEMNEALEQLHALKPADAPTIEYPIEEEKIPSIMPPFTRTGRGNVLGVNSDSQVLVQGITGKVAQRHVALMQEYGTNIVAGVTPFKGGQTVMGIPVYNSVHEAKKNHRIDASIIFVPAAFAADAVSESAAENIPWVICITEGIAQASMLSALKDINGSTTRIVGPNTPGIIVPEQCKIGIMPASVFTAGHVAIFSRSGTLTYEAADRLSRAGIGQSFCVGIGGDSFIGTSFTDLFELVRNDDNTHAVLILGEVGGSAEEELAAYVKSTGFEKPVVSFIAARTAPPGKRLGHAGAILDENSGGIEHKLQAMRDAGFVISPDLAQLPDLVKGVLSGAADKMTA; encoded by the coding sequence ATGTTTTTAAATGAGCATTTGAGCAAGAAGTTGTTTGGAGAGGCTGGAATTACTATCCCTGAGGGAACTCTTTTAACACCAGAATCCATAACCGTGCCTGAGCATCTTACTCCCCCTTGGTATTTAAAAGCGCAAGTACTTACCGGCGGGCGGGGAAAAGCAGGTGGCATTTTACGGGCAGACACTCCTGAAGAATTTCATCAGAAAGCTGAAAAGATTTTTGCAATGGAAATTAAAGGAAATGCTGTTCCTTTTATCCGAGTCGAGCAGGCAACGGAGATTGCCAAAGAATGTTACCTTTCCTTTGTGCTTTCAAGAGAGCGCAAAGACCTTCTCTTCACAGTAAGCGCAGCTGGCGGCATAGAGGTTGAGAATGCCGCTCAGGCTACAAAGCCGCTTATTCAGCGTGTGCACCTTTCCTCCGGTCTTAAAGACCATCATTTGCGTGCAGCTTTTTTTGATCTCGGAGTAGATAAACAATTTTATTCAGATTTTTGTGATCTAGTTAAAAAGTTGTACGGCGTTGTTTCCGAATATGGTCTGCTTATGACAGAAATTAATCCGCTGGTTATCACTGCTCAAGGAGAGTGGGTGGCTTTGGACGGAAAGGTGGAGCTTGATGACAACGTTGTTGAAATGTATCCAGAGCAGCTGGAAGGATATTACACTCCAGAACATCATTCCCCTGAAGAAACTATCGCTCGTGAAGCGGGGTTGAGCTACGTCCAGCTAAAAGGCTGGGTGGGTATTCTTGTAAACGGTGCAGGGTTGGCAATGGCTACCATGGACTTGTTGAATTTTAACGGGCTGTCTGCTGCAAATTTTATGGACTTAGGCGGTGCAGCAGACAGAGAGCGCATTAAGCGCGCTCTTGATTTGCTTTTTGGAAATGATGACGTTGCAGCTGTCTTCATAAATCTTTTTGGCGGAATTGTATCATGCAAGGAAGTGGCAAAAGCACTTCTTGCTGTGCTTGATGGCAAGTCCGCCCCTAAGCCTATTGTTATCCGCATGGCTGGGCTGGAGTCTGATGAAGGGCGTGCTTTGCTACAAGAATCCAGCATTGAAAATGTATTTATTACTACTGAAATGAATGAAGCGCTTGAACAGCTTCATGCTCTCAAACCTGCGGATGCTCCGACAATTGAATACCCCATAGAAGAGGAAAAAATTCCTTCAATTATGCCGCCATTCACCCGTACTGGCAGGGGGAATGTACTTGGGGTAAACAGTGATTCTCAGGTTCTCGTTCAGGGCATTACCGGAAAAGTCGCACAGCGTCATGTTGCTTTGATGCAAGAGTACGGCACGAACATTGTTGCCGGAGTGACGCCATTTAAAGGTGGTCAAACAGTAATGGGGATTCCTGTATACAACTCAGTGCACGAGGCAAAAAAGAATCACCGCATTGATGCTTCAATAATTTTTGTTCCAGCCGCGTTTGCAGCGGATGCTGTTTCAGAATCAGCCGCAGAAAATATTCCGTGGGTCATATGCATTACTGAGGGGATTGCCCAAGCGAGCATGCTTTCTGCTCTGAAAGATATCAACGGCTCAACAACTCGTATTGTCGGACCGAATACTCCGGGAATAATTGTCCCTGAGCAGTGCAAGATTGGCATTATGCCTGCGAGTGTTTTTACGGCAGGGCATGTGGCTATATTCTCCCGCTCCGGTACGTTGACGTATGAAGCAGCGGACAGGCTGTCGCGCGCAGGCATCGGGCAGTCGTTCTGTGTAGGAATTGGTGGCGATTCATTTATTGGCACAAGTTTTACGGATTTATTCGAGCTGGTGCGGAATGATGATAATACACATGCAGTTCTTATTTTAGGAGAGGTAGGTGGTTCCGCTGAGGAGGAACTTGCAGCGTACGTGAAATCAACGGGATTTGAAAAGCCTGTAGTATCCTTTATTGCAGCGCGTACAGCGCCTCCGGGAAAACGTTTGGGTCATGCCGGAGCAATCTTAGATGAAAATTCTGGCGGTATTGAGCATAAACTTCAAGCAATGCGCGATGCAGGATTTGTTATCAGTCCTGATCTTGCACAGCTTCCTGATTTAGTAAAAGGCGTTCTTTCTGGAGCAGCCGATAAAATGACAGCATAA
- a CDS encoding histone deacetylase, which translates to MLRAKNSLGVIFFPAYDWAISATHPEREERLLYTQDQLREEGLFDIEGITEYKPLVAALEDIERTHFCFPNVESVCTKSHLISAGGAIRAAQLVMEGEKDKAFALVRPPGHHAMKSVHGSRGFCNINIEAVMIEYIREKYGALKIAVVDTDCHHGDGTQDVYWNDKDVLFISMHQDGRTLYPGTGFPTERGGVNAYGKTLNIPLPPNTSDEGFLYAIEHVVLPVLEDFKPDIIINSAGQDNHYSDPITNMKFSARGYAKLNELLNPHIAVLEGGYAIQGALPYVNLGICLAMAGIDYEYVAEPDFDPKRYAQTPQVTEYIEKLSEELLASYFASTTPDIEALVKEIGYERDGDFIVRAKDVYYDTDGISESQIESVILCPDCSGTLRLETWSSVNPLSLGVEVPVGACDRCLAIGKNILEQARGNEKYRYVQSINRRDKEYIRYGF; encoded by the coding sequence ATGCTACGAGCTAAAAATTCTTTAGGGGTTATCTTTTTCCCCGCATATGATTGGGCGATAAGTGCGACCCATCCTGAGCGTGAAGAGCGTCTTTTGTACACGCAAGATCAGCTGCGTGAAGAAGGGCTTTTTGATATTGAGGGAATTACGGAATACAAACCGCTTGTGGCAGCATTGGAAGATATTGAGCGCACACACTTTTGCTTTCCTAATGTTGAAAGTGTGTGCACAAAATCTCATTTGATTTCTGCCGGAGGCGCTATACGTGCTGCCCAGCTGGTTATGGAGGGCGAAAAAGATAAGGCATTCGCACTTGTTCGACCTCCGGGGCATCATGCGATGAAGTCTGTGCACGGCTCCCGTGGTTTTTGCAACATCAATATTGAAGCTGTGATGATCGAGTATATTCGAGAAAAATATGGTGCACTCAAAATTGCGGTTGTAGATACGGATTGCCACCACGGTGACGGTACGCAGGATGTGTATTGGAACGATAAAGATGTGCTCTTTATCTCCATGCATCAGGACGGCAGAACGCTCTATCCGGGGACTGGTTTCCCTACCGAGCGTGGTGGTGTGAACGCGTATGGAAAAACTCTGAATATTCCGCTTCCACCAAATACTTCTGATGAAGGCTTTTTATATGCCATTGAACATGTAGTGTTACCTGTTCTGGAAGATTTTAAGCCGGACATCATAATTAACTCTGCCGGACAGGATAATCATTATTCTGACCCGATAACCAATATGAAATTTTCTGCACGCGGCTATGCGAAATTGAATGAGCTGTTGAATCCGCATATTGCCGTGCTGGAAGGCGGCTATGCTATTCAAGGGGCATTGCCGTATGTGAACTTGGGTATCTGCCTTGCCATGGCTGGTATTGACTATGAATATGTGGCGGAACCGGACTTTGATCCAAAACGTTATGCTCAGACTCCACAGGTAACAGAATATATTGAAAAGCTTTCTGAAGAGCTGCTTGCGAGTTATTTTGCCTCAACGACCCCTGATATTGAAGCGCTTGTTAAAGAAATCGGCTATGAGCGTGATGGCGATTTTATCGTCCGTGCAAAAGATGTTTACTACGATACGGATGGGATCAGCGAAAGTCAGATAGAGTCTGTGATATTATGTCCAGACTGTTCAGGAACGCTGCGACTCGAAACGTGGTCGTCAGTAAACCCTCTAAGTCTTGGGGTAGAAGTGCCTGTAGGAGCGTGTGACCGCTGTCTTGCTATTGGGAAAAATATTCTGGAGCAAGCCAGAGGGAATGAAAAGTACCGCTACGTACAGAGCATCAATCGAAGGGATAAGGAATATATTCGATATGGTTTTTAA
- a CDS encoding HD domain-containing protein, with amino-acid sequence MDLKKIQFVRDISNNDEVLSIFAITQATLAQARNGPYWRLELSDMTGAIGAKAWSPLAQQFPEIAAGQMLAVKGRASTYRDILDINIEHMKILTPEDIAELDMGDFVAAAERHPDDMYADLLAMCTSVFTYAPWMTFVESALVDEEISARFKNAIGAKNVHHAYLGGLLEHSLSVAELCMKLCDHYPELDRQVLLAGAIFHDIGKAWELSAGLVKDYTDEGRLIGHINIGLEKVEPYLAASGLSAELQMHFKHLILGHHGQREWGSPVLPATAEALVLHYADNIDAKLAQLRGLFSDFEYGDTGWTPYQNTLGRFIFKPTMTPPEPNAFSQDVFGDTAVSGSSEAFTVAPPPTSISGDE; translated from the coding sequence ATGGACCTCAAAAAAATACAATTTGTTCGGGATATTTCCAATAATGATGAAGTGCTTAGCATTTTTGCTATTACGCAGGCAACGCTTGCTCAGGCACGCAATGGTCCTTACTGGAGACTTGAACTGTCTGATATGACAGGCGCAATAGGCGCTAAAGCATGGAGTCCACTTGCACAGCAGTTTCCAGAAATTGCAGCCGGACAAATGCTGGCAGTGAAAGGACGTGCAAGCACATATCGTGATATTTTAGATATAAATATCGAGCATATGAAAATTCTTACGCCTGAAGATATTGCTGAATTGGATATGGGCGACTTTGTTGCAGCTGCTGAGCGTCATCCTGACGATATGTACGCTGATCTGCTGGCAATGTGTACTTCAGTATTCACCTATGCACCTTGGATGACATTTGTAGAATCTGCACTTGTCGATGAAGAAATTTCTGCTCGGTTTAAAAATGCAATCGGTGCTAAGAATGTGCATCATGCATATCTTGGCGGATTGTTGGAGCACTCCCTTTCTGTCGCTGAACTTTGCATGAAACTTTGCGACCATTATCCAGAGCTTGATCGTCAGGTGCTGCTTGCAGGTGCAATTTTTCATGACATCGGCAAGGCATGGGAATTAAGCGCGGGGCTTGTCAAAGATTATACTGACGAAGGTCGTCTTATCGGGCATATCAATATCGGACTGGAAAAGGTAGAACCGTATCTTGCTGCTTCCGGTTTGTCCGCTGAGTTGCAAATGCATTTTAAACATTTGATTCTTGGACACCATGGTCAACGGGAATGGGGTTCCCCAGTGCTTCCAGCTACCGCAGAAGCGCTCGTGTTGCATTATGCGGATAACATTGATGCAAAGCTTGCCCAGCTTCGTGGTTTATTCAGTGATTTTGAATATGGCGATACTGGCTGGACTCCGTACCAGAATACACTTGGTCGATTTATTTTTAAACCGACTATGACACCACCGGAACCAAATGCGTTCTCGCAGGACGTTTTTGGTGATACCGCTGTGAGTGGTTCATCTGAAGCATTCACAGTAGCGCCACCACCCACTTCTATAAGTGGCGATGAGTAG
- the fba gene encoding class II fructose-1,6-bisphosphate aldolase → MPLIGTTEMFARAYKEGYAVGAFNVNNMEIIQGIMEAAQEEKAPLILQVSAGARRYAGQTYIKKLIEAALVETDHPLALHLDHGQDFEICKQCIDGGFTSVMYDGSHLDFEENIAVTKQVVEYAHERGVVVEAELGRLAGIEDDVHAEESIYTDPDQAVEFVERTGCDSLAIAIGTSHGAYKFKGEARLDFARLEKISNMLPEYPIVLHGSSSVPQEFVEMANKYGGDIGSAKGVPEELLRKAATFGVCKINIDTDIRLAMTANIRKHFAENPSHFDPRQYLKPARQAVKDMVQHKIKHVLGCSNKI, encoded by the coding sequence ATGCCACTTATCGGTACTACAGAGATGTTTGCTCGCGCATACAAAGAAGGCTACGCAGTTGGTGCGTTTAACGTAAACAACATGGAAATCATTCAGGGTATCATGGAAGCAGCTCAAGAAGAAAAAGCTCCTCTTATCCTTCAGGTTTCCGCCGGTGCACGCCGTTATGCAGGACAAACTTACATTAAAAAGCTTATTGAAGCTGCTCTCGTAGAAACTGATCACCCGCTTGCCTTGCATCTTGACCATGGACAGGACTTTGAAATTTGCAAGCAGTGCATCGACGGTGGTTTCACCTCCGTAATGTACGACGGTTCACACCTCGACTTTGAAGAGAACATTGCCGTTACCAAACAGGTAGTTGAATACGCTCATGAGCGCGGCGTTGTTGTTGAAGCTGAACTCGGTCGCCTTGCTGGCATTGAAGATGATGTTCATGCCGAAGAGTCCATATACACTGATCCCGATCAGGCAGTAGAATTTGTAGAACGCACTGGTTGTGACTCTCTTGCTATTGCTATCGGTACCAGTCACGGCGCATACAAATTCAAAGGCGAAGCCCGTCTTGATTTTGCGCGTCTTGAAAAGATCTCCAACATGCTCCCTGAGTACCCTATTGTACTCCACGGCTCTTCTTCCGTGCCACAGGAGTTTGTTGAAATGGCAAACAAGTACGGCGGGGACATTGGTTCTGCTAAAGGTGTACCGGAAGAACTTTTGCGTAAGGCAGCAACCTTTGGTGTTTGTAAAATTAACATTGATACAGACATTCGTCTTGCAATGACCGCAAACATTCGTAAGCATTTTGCAGAAAACCCATCTCATTTTGACCCACGCCAGTACCTCAAGCCAGCTCGTCAGGCTGTAAAAGATATGGTTCAGCACAAAATTAAGCACGTGCTGGGCTGTTCTAACAAGATTTAA
- the gap gene encoding type I glyceraldehyde-3-phosphate dehydrogenase, with amino-acid sequence MAVKLGINGFGRIGRYLVRLLIDDSELEIAAINARADNESLAHLFKYDSVHGTFNGDVEANEEGFKVNGKQIVVTRCARGEWKWGELGVEIAVETTGTIKDRDGLAEHIACGAKKSVISAPGNGVDATIVMGVNDDTYDAEKHHVLSNASCSTNCLAPAAKIINDAFGIKHGLMTTIHGYTMGQRILDGSHKDLRRARAAGMSMIPTTTGAAKAVGLVLPELAGKLDGMAIRVPIPDGSLIDLTCTVEKDTTAEEVNAVLKAAAEGSMKDHLGYSDEPLVSVDYIGDTHGGVVDSLCTSVMDGNMVKVLVWYDNEAGFTNQLARLLRKVGASL; translated from the coding sequence ATGGCTGTGAAGCTTGGTATCAACGGTTTTGGTCGTATTGGTCGCTATCTCGTTCGTCTTCTTATTGACGATTCAGAACTTGAAATTGCTGCTATTAACGCGCGCGCAGACAACGAGTCTCTTGCTCACCTCTTCAAATACGATTCCGTTCACGGAACCTTTAACGGAGATGTTGAAGCAAACGAAGAAGGCTTTAAGGTAAACGGTAAACAGATTGTAGTTACACGTTGCGCACGCGGCGAATGGAAATGGGGCGAACTCGGAGTCGAGATCGCCGTAGAAACCACCGGTACCATTAAAGACCGCGACGGTCTTGCTGAGCACATTGCATGCGGTGCAAAGAAATCTGTAATTTCTGCACCCGGCAACGGCGTAGATGCCACAATTGTAATGGGTGTTAATGACGACACCTACGATGCTGAAAAGCATCACGTACTTTCTAATGCATCTTGCTCTACAAACTGCCTTGCTCCGGCAGCTAAGATCATCAATGATGCGTTCGGCATCAAACATGGTCTTATGACAACCATTCATGGTTACACCATGGGGCAACGAATCCTTGACGGTTCCCACAAAGACCTGCGTCGCGCTCGCGCGGCTGGCATGTCTATGATCCCGACAACTACAGGCGCAGCAAAAGCTGTTGGACTGGTTCTTCCTGAACTCGCAGGCAAGCTTGATGGAATGGCTATTCGCGTACCAATCCCTGACGGCTCCCTCATTGACCTCACCTGCACTGTTGAAAAAGACACCACCGCAGAAGAGGTTAATGCAGTTCTTAAAGCTGCTGCTGAAGGGTCTATGAAAGACCACCTTGGCTACTCTGATGAACCGCTTGTTTCCGTTGATTACATCGGAGACACCCACGGCGGCGTAGTCGATAGCCTCTGTACCAGCGTAATGGATGGTAACATGGTCAAAGTTCTTGTCTGGTATGACAACGAAGCTGGCTTTACCAACCAACTCGCACGCCTTCTGAGAAAAGTTGGCGCCTCCCTGTAG
- the surE gene encoding 5'/3'-nucleotidase SurE, translating into MIIALTNDDGIQAPGLRAIYKALVAAGHTVHCVAPVTEQSAVGHAVTISMPLRIKEFQENGFRGKGVYGTPVDCVKLGLSSLIEDTIDLVISGINSGANVGPDILYSGTVSAATEGASMGYPSMAVSFDNFRPEDLSGQAEFAVQLAENLPWNALPKRCVVNVNFPDRPMEQTKGLRVCPQTSATWKDWYVHKTDPRGGSYWWLDGKIPPEDVAMGTDRDLLTEGYVTLTPLKFDFTDDETMSALSVLNMDQD; encoded by the coding sequence ATGATTATAGCACTCACAAACGATGACGGCATTCAAGCTCCGGGCTTGCGCGCCATATATAAAGCGCTTGTTGCCGCAGGGCACACTGTGCATTGCGTAGCTCCAGTTACGGAACAATCTGCTGTAGGTCACGCTGTGACTATTTCCATGCCACTCAGAATAAAAGAATTCCAAGAAAACGGCTTTCGTGGAAAAGGAGTATACGGAACACCGGTAGACTGCGTCAAACTGGGACTCAGCAGCCTTATTGAGGATACAATTGACTTGGTTATATCAGGCATTAACTCCGGCGCGAACGTAGGGCCGGACATTCTTTACTCTGGAACAGTCTCCGCAGCAACAGAAGGTGCCAGCATGGGCTATCCTTCCATGGCAGTTTCTTTTGATAACTTCCGCCCCGAAGATCTATCCGGTCAGGCAGAATTTGCTGTCCAGCTTGCGGAAAATCTTCCATGGAACGCACTCCCTAAACGCTGCGTAGTTAATGTAAACTTCCCTGATCGCCCTATGGAGCAAACAAAAGGTCTGCGAGTATGCCCACAGACAAGCGCCACATGGAAAGACTGGTACGTCCACAAAACAGACCCGCGCGGCGGCAGCTACTGGTGGCTTGACGGTAAAATTCCACCGGAAGATGTTGCAATGGGAACAGACCGTGACCTTTTAACCGAAGGCTACGTCACCCTTACCCCTCTTAAATTTGACTTTACAGACGATGAAACAATGTCTGCCCTTTCCGTACTGAATATGGATCAGGATTAG
- a CDS encoding methyl-accepting chemotaxis protein: protein MIRKFKIASRVQILFALLLLSLGGLLVEYWQASNNLIDTSSAEVNSQMTMQEKDKIAVATTVLASTLATRLEGVSDPSMQQKIIQKVFSNIRFEKDRSGYFYAYRGTTCVAHGSNPSLIGKDLSGLKGPNGAFIIKDLYRIAKSGGGISEFVWNKPGAGVQPKIGSAQYIPGTDIWLGTGIYLSNIEKSHAAFTVALHELVRPRIILVGSLFTVFLVGIMFLCVYIIRSILTPLSIVKDGAKKIADGDLELHIPVEGADELTELAVAMNAMSEALVTGNSELRKATIDAKEKAQAAAVAQDDAEKNRHDLQTSYDEILRTAHVLEEAAVHSKSMMETLSRHMATVGERSDDQQNQMTEVDSAMQNLNQAAILIKELANQAMSQGEDELNTVREGSQMIEKSLSAIKAVHKKADALQEQMSQLDKQAESINQVMVVISDIADQTNLLALNAAIEAARAGEAGRGFAVVADEVRKLAEKTMEATREVGQTISGIQQATQVNAVSMNGIADDITATAGLAEDSGERFSQIALGAESAYNRSMQISEAADRQAQEYVQVSNALEQMQGFVTASGEEVSGATQVIEELGGTTEHITCVTEELRHHAHASK, encoded by the coding sequence ATGATTCGGAAATTCAAAATTGCGAGTAGGGTTCAGATACTTTTTGCGTTACTTCTTCTCTCTCTTGGGGGACTTCTGGTAGAATATTGGCAGGCTTCCAATAACTTGATTGATACAAGTTCGGCGGAAGTTAATAGCCAAATGACGATGCAGGAAAAAGATAAGATAGCAGTAGCAACAACCGTGCTTGCAAGTACGCTTGCTACAAGGCTTGAGGGGGTAAGTGACCCTTCCATGCAACAAAAAATTATTCAGAAAGTTTTTTCAAATATTCGATTTGAAAAAGATCGATCTGGATATTTTTATGCTTACAGGGGAACTACCTGTGTCGCCCACGGGTCGAATCCTTCTCTTATTGGGAAGGACTTGAGTGGATTAAAGGGACCCAATGGTGCTTTTATCATTAAGGACTTGTATCGAATAGCCAAGTCTGGTGGGGGAATCTCCGAATTTGTGTGGAATAAACCCGGTGCTGGTGTACAGCCCAAAATTGGCTCCGCACAATATATTCCAGGAACAGATATTTGGCTTGGCACTGGTATTTATTTGTCCAACATTGAGAAAAGCCATGCAGCATTTACAGTGGCTCTTCATGAGCTTGTCCGTCCTCGAATAATACTGGTTGGTTCGCTTTTTACTGTTTTTCTTGTCGGGATAATGTTCCTTTGTGTGTATATCATTCGCAGTATACTTACACCGCTTTCAATTGTTAAAGATGGTGCTAAAAAAATTGCAGATGGTGACCTTGAATTGCATATCCCTGTTGAAGGTGCAGATGAGCTTACAGAGCTTGCTGTCGCTATGAATGCAATGTCAGAGGCACTTGTAACCGGTAACTCTGAGCTGCGAAAAGCGACAATTGATGCCAAAGAAAAAGCACAGGCAGCCGCAGTAGCGCAAGATGATGCGGAAAAGAACCGTCACGATTTACAAACATCATATGATGAAATTTTACGTACTGCGCATGTGCTCGAAGAGGCTGCTGTACACAGTAAATCTATGATGGAAACTCTTTCCAGACACATGGCGACTGTTGGCGAGCGTTCTGACGATCAGCAGAATCAAATGACAGAAGTTGACAGTGCAATGCAGAACTTAAATCAAGCTGCTATTCTGATTAAAGAACTTGCAAATCAGGCAATGTCGCAAGGTGAAGATGAACTTAACACAGTTCGTGAAGGTTCTCAGATGATTGAAAAATCTCTTTCTGCTATCAAAGCGGTTCATAAAAAAGCAGATGCGTTGCAAGAGCAGATGAGTCAGCTTGATAAGCAGGCGGAATCTATCAATCAGGTTATGGTTGTTATTTCAGACATTGCAGACCAGACTAACTTGCTTGCACTTAATGCTGCTATTGAAGCAGCCCGCGCTGGCGAAGCTGGTAGAGGATTTGCTGTTGTTGCGGATGAAGTGCGAAAGCTTGCAGAAAAGACAATGGAAGCAACACGGGAAGTTGGGCAAACAATTTCCGGTATTCAGCAGGCAACACAGGTCAATGCAGTTTCTATGAATGGAATTGCAGATGATATCACCGCTACCGCTGGACTCGCAGAAGATTCCGGTGAACGCTTCAGTCAAATTGCTTTGGGGGCTGAGTCCGCATACAACCGTTCTATGCAGATTTCTGAAGCAGCGGATAGACAGGCTCAAGAATATGTTCAGGTTTCGAATGCGTTGGAACAAATGCAAGGCTTTGTGACTGCTTCGGGCGAAGAGGTTAGTGGAGCAACGCAAGTTATTGAAGAACTTGGTGGCACTACCGAGCATATCACCTGTGTAACTGAAGAGTTACGTCACCACGCTCATGCATCTAAATAG
- a CDS encoding lactate utilization protein — MSNPITTYWTLRLAELKLALEKNNFDVFMADTVAGAKDVFEQEILPSLEGAQTISFGGSLTLSETGIVESVRENDALEVIDTFDKTLPADEKHELRRKALLADVFLTGTNAVTECGKLVNLDMIGNRVAALNFGPKHVVLFISRNKLVETVDDAMFRIKDYAAPVNTMRLDMKTPCKKTGHCMDCSSPQRICNIWTITEKSFPAKRIKIVLINEDAGF, encoded by the coding sequence ATGAGCAACCCAATTACGACTTACTGGACTTTACGGTTAGCTGAACTGAAACTGGCGCTTGAAAAGAATAATTTTGATGTATTCATGGCAGACACTGTCGCGGGTGCAAAAGATGTTTTTGAGCAAGAAATTCTTCCTTCTCTTGAAGGTGCTCAAACTATTTCTTTTGGCGGTTCTCTGACATTATCAGAAACAGGCATTGTTGAGTCTGTGCGCGAGAATGACGCTCTTGAAGTGATCGATACGTTCGATAAAACCCTGCCTGCTGATGAAAAGCACGAGCTGCGCCGTAAAGCGTTACTTGCTGATGTCTTTCTTACAGGTACAAACGCGGTGACAGAGTGCGGAAAACTCGTAAACCTTGATATGATTGGTAACCGTGTTGCTGCGTTGAACTTTGGACCTAAGCATGTAGTTTTGTTTATCAGCCGTAACAAACTGGTTGAAACTGTCGATGATGCGATGTTCCGCATCAAAGACTATGCAGCGCCCGTCAACACCATGCGATTGGATATGAAAACACCGTGCAAAAAAACAGGGCACTGTATGGACTGTTCTAGTCCACAGCGCATTTGTAATATTTGGACTATTACCGAAAAGTCTTTCCCTGCAAAACGCATTAAAATTGTGTTAATCAACGAAGATGCCGGTTTTTAG